From one Stigmatella aurantiaca genomic stretch:
- a CDS encoding ferritin-like domain-containing protein → MRKLAEKNPEKLVDLLQERLTFERTSVKLYDRVLALMASSGEPQIHGMLDTMRAYRDEEAEHQAWLEEQIRALGGDVNGETELSRLVTEEARGIEQVILSQAPQLPHLFHALMAAELVDNAGWDLLMSLAEDADDDEALDTFGIRLAEEEDHLEFLRQTIARYAESRVLGGALQLPTEL, encoded by the coding sequence ATGAGGAAGCTGGCGGAGAAGAACCCGGAGAAGCTGGTGGACCTGCTGCAGGAGCGGCTCACGTTCGAGCGCACGAGCGTGAAGCTCTATGACCGGGTCCTGGCCCTGATGGCCTCCTCGGGAGAGCCGCAGATCCACGGCATGCTGGACACGATGCGGGCCTACCGGGACGAGGAAGCCGAGCACCAGGCGTGGCTGGAGGAGCAGATTCGCGCCCTGGGTGGGGACGTGAACGGGGAGACGGAGCTGTCCCGGCTGGTGACGGAGGAGGCGCGGGGCATCGAGCAGGTCATCCTGAGCCAGGCGCCCCAGCTGCCGCACCTGTTCCACGCGCTGATGGCCGCGGAGCTGGTGGACAACGCGGGGTGGGACTTGCTCATGTCGCTGGCGGAGGACGCCGACGACGACGAGGCGCTCGACACCTTCGGCATCCGCCTGGCCGAGGAGGAGGACCACCTGGAGTTCCTCCGGCAGACCATCGCCCGCTACGCGGAGAGCCGGGTGCTCGGCGGCGCGCTGCAACTGCCCACCGAGCTGTGA
- a CDS encoding sterol desaturase family protein, giving the protein MIGIPLGLAYCNFGEWFLHKYLLHGLGKNPKSFWRFHWHEHHQTSRRNAMVDDQYTKPRGRWATNAKELLGLAAIVVGHVPLFSRAPFFTATVWYSTVRYYLVHRRAHLDPQWARVHLPWHYDHHMGKDQNANWCVTHPFFDLVLGTRKEFVCTQAPWCSPEGQAGVSPEGEARVPAEASRRSA; this is encoded by the coding sequence ATGATCGGTATTCCGCTGGGGCTTGCGTACTGCAATTTCGGGGAGTGGTTCCTCCACAAATACCTGCTGCACGGGCTGGGGAAGAACCCGAAGAGTTTCTGGCGCTTCCACTGGCACGAGCACCATCAGACTTCCCGGCGCAACGCGATGGTGGACGACCAGTACACGAAGCCCCGGGGGCGCTGGGCCACCAACGCCAAGGAGCTGCTGGGGCTGGCGGCCATCGTGGTGGGGCACGTGCCGCTGTTCTCCCGGGCACCCTTCTTCACCGCCACCGTGTGGTACTCGACGGTTCGCTACTACCTCGTGCACCGGCGGGCACACCTGGATCCGCAGTGGGCGCGGGTCCACCTGCCGTGGCACTACGACCACCACATGGGCAAAGACCAGAACGCGAACTGGTGTGTGACGCACCCGTTCTTCGATCTCGTCCTGGGCACGCGCAAAGAGTTCGTATGCACCCAAGCCCCGTGGTGCTCGCCCGAGGGGCAAGCAGGCGTGTCGCCCGAAGGGGAGGCGCGCGTCCCGGCGGAGGCCAGCCGCCGCAGTGCATAG
- a CDS encoding TetR/AcrR family transcriptional regulator encodes MPAPPTPPRRPGPQGGPREKNRRERMKVLSEAALRLFLERGLDAVTIDDITQASEVAKGTFYRYFEDKTALVDALLEPVRRELLDGLEACGRALSEAREVEAMFEAYRAMAAVIASALLQYPGVVRLYLQECRGPSAGARIKVVELSRLVSRHAVSITEKAHTHGLLRPIRPAVSGLAVVGAVERLLLAVLSEEPIGNPLELPDALTTLVLDGLRLPPPVARRKMDGKPGRP; translated from the coding sequence ATGCCTGCTCCCCCCACCCCGCCGCGCCGGCCGGGCCCCCAGGGCGGGCCCCGGGAGAAGAACCGGCGCGAGCGCATGAAGGTGCTGAGCGAGGCGGCCCTGCGCCTGTTCCTGGAGCGCGGGTTGGACGCCGTCACCATCGACGACATCACCCAGGCCTCGGAGGTGGCGAAGGGCACCTTCTACCGTTACTTCGAGGACAAGACGGCGCTGGTGGATGCGCTGCTGGAGCCGGTGCGGCGCGAGCTGCTCGATGGGCTGGAGGCCTGTGGCCGGGCCCTGTCCGAGGCGCGCGAGGTGGAGGCCATGTTCGAGGCGTACCGGGCCATGGCCGCGGTCATCGCCAGCGCGCTGCTCCAGTACCCGGGCGTGGTGCGGCTCTACCTCCAGGAGTGCCGGGGGCCCTCGGCGGGGGCCCGGATCAAAGTCGTGGAGCTCTCCCGGCTCGTGTCCCGGCACGCGGTGAGCATCACCGAGAAGGCGCACACCCACGGCCTGCTGCGGCCCATCCGCCCGGCCGTCAGCGGGCTCGCGGTGGTGGGCGCCGTGGAGCGGCTGCTCCTGGCGGTGCTGAGCGAGGAGCCCATCGGCAACCCGCTGGAGCTGCCCGACGCGCTCACCACGCTGGTGCTGGATGGGCTGCGGCTGCCGCCCCCGGTGGCCCGCCGGAAGATGGACGGGAAGCCCGGACGCCCTTAA
- a CDS encoding lytic transglycosylase domain-containing protein, with amino-acid sequence MARKRSQAGVQVPGWAWWSLCALLPLVLLNGAVAFLGETQVPLLSLSFLAEKAHALGAYTQHRAACLLEEHPPLEPLVAEAERRHRLPPGLLQALVQVESEAKVHRISAAGAMGPGQLMPGTARMLKVEDPFEPAAAIDGSARYLARQLARYGDVRLAVAAYNAGPGSVGTRVPRNGETEFYVAKVLSAYARLRPAPPPPASARPTPPRRAGPAPRGTPHP; translated from the coding sequence GTGGCGCGCAAGCGGAGCCAGGCCGGGGTGCAGGTGCCAGGGTGGGCGTGGTGGAGCCTGTGTGCGCTCCTCCCCCTCGTCCTGCTCAACGGGGCCGTTGCCTTCCTGGGGGAGACCCAGGTGCCCCTGCTGTCGCTCTCCTTTCTGGCCGAGAAGGCGCACGCGCTGGGCGCGTACACCCAGCACCGCGCCGCGTGCCTGCTGGAGGAACACCCGCCGCTGGAGCCCCTCGTCGCCGAGGCCGAGCGCCGGCACCGCCTGCCCCCCGGGTTGCTCCAGGCCCTGGTGCAGGTGGAGTCCGAGGCGAAGGTGCACCGCATCTCCGCCGCCGGGGCCATGGGGCCCGGCCAGCTCATGCCCGGCACCGCGCGGATGCTGAAGGTGGAGGACCCCTTCGAGCCCGCCGCCGCCATCGACGGCAGCGCGCGGTACCTGGCGCGGCAGCTCGCGCGCTACGGCGACGTGCGGCTGGCGGTGGCCGCCTACAACGCGGGGCCGGGCTCCGTGGGCACCCGCGTGCCGCGCAACGGGGAGACGGAGTTCTACGTGGCGAAGGTGCTCAGCGCCTACGCGCGCCTGCGCCCCGCCCCGCCCCCGCCCGCCTCCGCCCGGCCCACGCCCCCGCGCCGGGCCGGGCCTGCGCCCAGGGGCACCCCGCATCCTTGA
- the nagB gene encoding glucosamine-6-phosphate deaminase, translating into MKVRVFSSEQEATAACAAHIATEVRAKPELVLGLPSGRSPLNVYRELVALHAQGALDLSRAMSFNLDEFLGLPPDDASSFRAYMDRHLFQHVNLLPERIHFLDGSAPEAESECARYDSAVEKAGGLDVAMLGIGPNGHIAFNEPGDALVATCHRALLSRETRQGLAAFFGNDATRVPLAALTMGMAALMQARQVLLLAFGASKAAAVTAMLHGPVSPQCPASFLQLHRDVVLWLDSAAASGLEQR; encoded by the coding sequence GTGAAAGTCCGCGTCTTCTCTTCCGAGCAGGAAGCCACCGCCGCGTGCGCGGCTCACATCGCCACCGAGGTCCGCGCCAAGCCGGAGCTGGTCCTGGGGCTTCCCTCGGGGCGCTCTCCGCTCAACGTCTACCGCGAGCTGGTGGCGCTGCACGCCCAGGGGGCCTTGGACTTGTCCCGGGCCATGTCCTTCAACCTGGATGAGTTCCTGGGGCTGCCGCCGGACGACGCGAGCAGCTTCCGGGCCTACATGGATCGCCACCTCTTCCAGCACGTGAACCTGCTGCCCGAGCGCATCCACTTCCTGGATGGGAGCGCCCCGGAGGCCGAGTCGGAGTGCGCGCGCTATGACTCGGCCGTGGAGAAGGCGGGGGGCCTGGACGTGGCGATGCTGGGCATTGGCCCCAACGGCCACATCGCCTTCAACGAGCCCGGGGATGCGCTGGTGGCCACGTGCCACCGGGCGCTCCTGTCGCGCGAGACGCGCCAGGGGCTGGCGGCGTTCTTCGGCAATGACGCCACGCGCGTGCCGCTGGCGGCGCTGACCATGGGCATGGCGGCCCTGATGCAGGCCCGGCAGGTGTTGCTGCTGGCGTTCGGGGCGAGCAAGGCGGCCGCGGTGACGGCCATGCTGCACGGCCCCGTCAGCCCCCAGTGCCCGGCCTCCTTCCTCCAGCTCCACCGGGACGTGGTGCTGTGGCTGGACAGCGCCGCGGCCAGTGGCCTGGAGCAGCGCTGA
- a CDS encoding amidase — translation MVPRMDAFASLDATAQADLVRRKDVHPRELVDAAIARIERLNPRLNAVIASRFEQAREEARGPLPEGPFRGVPFLIKDLLASFAGMPLTSGSRYLAGFVPPHDSELVARYKRAGLVILGKTNLPEFGILCTTEPRLFGPTRNPWNPDHTPGGSSGGAAAAVASGMVPFAHGGDGAGSLRIPAACCGLFGLKPSRGRMPMGPDVGDVMHGLVTEHALTRSVRDSAALLDATDGADVGAPYAAPPKARPYAQEVGAPPGTLRIAYTTRAHTGVPIDPECQAAVDQTVRRLTELGHTVVEGSLEVPGEELLAQHFIALWSAGVVLAIDGPSLLTGQESAPEHFEPLTWALYEMGRQQSVSQYLLAHHALQGYARAFAAKFADVDAWLLPTTAEPPPPLGTFDSPPEEPLTGLLRAAAFTPFTPLANLTGHPAMSVPLHWTAGHLPVGVQFVGRFGDEATLFRLASQLEAAFPWNSRLPALFA, via the coding sequence ATGGTCCCTCGCATGGACGCCTTCGCCTCCCTCGATGCCACCGCGCAAGCGGACCTCGTCCGCCGCAAGGACGTCCACCCGCGGGAGCTCGTGGACGCGGCCATCGCCCGCATCGAGCGGCTCAACCCCCGCCTCAACGCCGTCATCGCCTCGCGCTTCGAGCAGGCCCGCGAGGAGGCCCGGGGGCCGCTGCCCGAGGGCCCTTTCCGGGGCGTGCCCTTTCTCATCAAGGACCTGCTCGCCTCGTTCGCGGGCATGCCCCTCACCTCGGGCTCGCGCTACCTGGCGGGCTTCGTCCCCCCGCACGACAGCGAGCTCGTTGCCCGCTACAAGCGCGCGGGCCTCGTCATCCTCGGCAAGACGAACCTCCCCGAGTTCGGCATCCTCTGCACCACCGAGCCGCGCCTCTTCGGCCCCACCCGCAACCCGTGGAATCCGGACCACACCCCCGGGGGCTCCAGCGGCGGCGCCGCGGCGGCGGTGGCCAGCGGCATGGTGCCCTTCGCCCATGGCGGCGACGGGGCCGGCTCGCTGCGGATTCCCGCCGCGTGCTGCGGCCTGTTCGGGCTCAAGCCCTCCCGGGGGCGGATGCCCATGGGGCCGGACGTGGGCGACGTCATGCACGGCCTGGTGACCGAGCACGCCCTCACCCGCTCCGTGCGCGACAGCGCCGCCCTGCTGGATGCCACCGATGGCGCCGATGTGGGCGCCCCCTACGCGGCCCCGCCCAAGGCCCGCCCCTATGCCCAGGAGGTCGGCGCGCCCCCCGGCACACTGCGCATCGCCTATACCACCCGCGCCCACACGGGCGTCCCCATCGACCCGGAGTGCCAGGCGGCGGTGGACCAGACGGTGCGGCGGCTCACGGAGCTGGGGCACACCGTGGTGGAGGGCAGCCTGGAGGTGCCGGGCGAGGAGCTGCTGGCGCAGCACTTCATCGCCCTGTGGAGCGCCGGCGTGGTGCTCGCCATCGACGGGCCGTCACTCCTGACTGGTCAGGAGTCAGCGCCGGAGCACTTCGAGCCGCTCACCTGGGCCCTCTATGAGATGGGGCGCCAGCAGTCCGTGTCCCAGTACCTGCTGGCCCACCACGCGCTCCAGGGCTACGCCCGAGCCTTCGCCGCGAAGTTCGCGGACGTGGACGCCTGGCTGCTGCCCACCACCGCCGAGCCCCCGCCCCCCCTGGGCACCTTCGATTCCCCCCCGGAGGAGCCCCTGACGGGCCTGCTGCGCGCCGCCGCCTTCACCCCGTTCACCCCCCTGGCCAACCTCACCGGTCATCCGGCCATGTCCGTGCCCCTGCACTGGACGGCCGGCCACCTGCCCGTGGGCGTGCAGTTCGTGGGCCGGTTTGGGGACGAGGCCACCCTTTTCCGGCTGGCCTCCCAGCTGGAAGCCGCCTTTCCCTGGAACTCGCGCCTGCCCGCCCTCTTTGCATGA
- a CDS encoding 6-phosphofructokinase: MKVAVLTGGGDCPGLNAVIRAVVRRATEHGFEMMGLRDGWKGLLEDNHFRLTRETTSGILHRGGTILGTSRVNPFKVENGLEKVKRAVERNGIHAVIAIGGEGTLSAATRMSQEGLRIVGVPKTIDNDLNGTDFTFGFDTAVTIATDAIDRLHSTAESHKRVIVCEVMGRHVGWIATYAGIAGGADVILVPEIPADLKKVAEHIQRRNASGRTFSIVVVAEGTLVKASPDQDEHLITSGALDEAGRPRLGGVGSIVAQQIEQRTGFETRVSVLGHIQRGGVPTAHDRVLATRFGVHACDMVARGEFGQMAALRGNDIVSVDLALATKELKRVPEEFFKVAQVFFG; this comes from the coding sequence ATGAAAGTTGCCGTTCTGACGGGCGGGGGTGACTGCCCCGGCCTCAACGCGGTCATCCGCGCCGTTGTCCGCCGTGCCACCGAGCACGGCTTCGAAATGATGGGCTTGAGAGACGGATGGAAGGGCCTCCTGGAGGACAACCACTTCCGCCTCACCCGGGAGACCACCTCCGGCATCCTCCACCGGGGCGGCACCATCCTGGGCACCTCGCGCGTCAACCCCTTCAAGGTCGAGAACGGCCTGGAGAAGGTGAAGCGCGCGGTGGAACGCAATGGCATCCACGCCGTCATCGCCATTGGCGGCGAGGGGACGCTGTCGGCCGCCACGCGCATGTCCCAGGAGGGGCTGCGCATCGTCGGCGTGCCGAAGACCATCGACAACGACTTGAACGGCACGGACTTCACCTTCGGCTTCGACACCGCGGTGACCATCGCCACCGACGCCATCGACCGGCTGCACTCCACCGCCGAGTCCCACAAGCGCGTCATCGTCTGCGAGGTGATGGGCCGCCATGTGGGGTGGATTGCCACCTACGCGGGCATCGCCGGCGGGGCGGACGTCATCCTGGTGCCCGAGATTCCCGCGGACCTGAAGAAGGTGGCCGAGCACATCCAGCGGCGCAACGCGTCGGGCCGCACGTTCTCCATCGTGGTGGTGGCCGAAGGCACCCTGGTGAAGGCCTCCCCGGACCAGGACGAGCACCTCATCACCTCGGGCGCGCTGGACGAGGCGGGCCGGCCGCGGCTGGGCGGCGTGGGCAGCATCGTGGCGCAGCAAATCGAGCAGCGCACGGGCTTCGAGACGCGCGTGTCGGTGCTGGGCCACATCCAGCGCGGCGGCGTGCCCACCGCGCACGACCGGGTACTCGCCACGCGCTTCGGCGTGCACGCGTGCGACATGGTGGCCCGCGGCGAGTTCGGGCAGATGGCGGCCCTGCGCGGCAATGACATCGTCAGCGTGGACCTGGCGCTGGCCACCAAGGAGCTCAAGCGGGTGCCCGAGGAGTTCTTCAAGGTCGCCCAGGTGTTCTTCGGGTAG
- the xdhC gene encoding xanthine dehydrogenase accessory protein XdhC, with amino-acid sequence MDLYAEMAALVARGEPFVLATVIESAGSTPQKPGSKMVVLADGSLRGTVGGGAIELQILEAARELLAAPRQTRLLETHLTHELGMCCGGRMTVFLEKHGAPPQLTVFGAGHVAKALAALALNVGFRVRVVDSRAEWATAERFPGCEVLREDPADHARALEGSARDYFCVTTHDHPLDQAVVEALLSKPAAYLGVIGSRRKAERFRMRLQAAGAAPEALDRIRSPMGLPIHALTPEEIAVSIVAELVQVRRGQEPRR; translated from the coding sequence ATGGACCTCTACGCGGAAATGGCCGCCCTGGTGGCCCGGGGCGAGCCCTTCGTCCTCGCCACCGTCATCGAGAGCGCGGGCAGCACGCCCCAGAAGCCGGGCTCGAAGATGGTGGTGCTGGCGGATGGCTCGCTGCGCGGCACGGTGGGCGGGGGCGCCATCGAGCTGCAAATCCTCGAGGCGGCGCGGGAGCTGCTGGCGGCCCCCCGCCAGACACGCCTGCTCGAGACGCACCTCACCCACGAGCTGGGCATGTGCTGCGGGGGCCGGATGACGGTGTTCCTGGAGAAGCACGGGGCGCCGCCCCAGCTCACCGTGTTCGGCGCGGGCCACGTGGCGAAAGCACTCGCGGCGCTGGCGCTGAACGTGGGCTTCCGCGTGCGGGTGGTGGACAGCCGGGCCGAGTGGGCCACCGCGGAGCGCTTCCCGGGGTGCGAGGTGCTGCGGGAAGACCCAGCGGACCACGCGCGCGCGCTGGAAGGGAGCGCGCGCGACTACTTCTGTGTCACCACGCACGACCACCCGCTGGACCAGGCCGTGGTGGAGGCGCTGCTCTCCAAACCCGCGGCGTACCTGGGCGTCATCGGCAGCCGGCGCAAGGCGGAGCGCTTCCGGATGCGGCTGCAGGCGGCGGGCGCGGCCCCGGAGGCCCTGGACCGCATCCGCTCGCCCATGGGGCTGCCCATCCACGCGCTGACGCCGGAGGAGATCGCCGTGTCCATCGTGGCGGAGCTCGTCCAGGTGCGGCGCGGCCAGGAGCCGCGCCGCTAG
- a CDS encoding metallophosphoesterase — MKKSPLLSTLLLSVWLTSACEESIPPTPSAEAPAPEVPTAAPALTASNCTVLTTAQVSASGDDGAGSVAANSQDDDLATRWSGPGKGAWLTMDLGGSQALTGVAVTWHQGTTRQNHFTLSTSDDGVSFTQAHAGTSALTSAVQTYAFGAQRSGRYVRITVNGNTVNDWASITEARACGVQPVSSVDSGPALPRLPYLQSVGPTSALVAFRSGVSCTPYVRFGPGSDLSRTATATAAGWRHAVKLENLSPGQTYSYVVEACGSTAGVRQFRTASGAGTSRVHFTTMGDFGTGGSLQAKVLERMAQGSNVGELILALGDNAYSSGTEQEFQDRMFKPMAALLRRVPLFATPGNHEYVTDQGQPYLDNLYMPANNPAGSERYYSFDWGPVHFVSLDSNCAIGLASSDRCTLSAQKNWVKLDLAATSRPWKVVFFHHPPWSSGEHGSQLAMRREFAPIFEQYGVDLVLTGHDHNYERSKAMKGDAVAASGVKGVPYVVVGSGGATLRTFPGSQPSWTAYRNNTDAGYLSVVVEGGTLSAQFINPTGTVRDSFSLTKTVPATSAFLVSPASSVETPPGPVDDPNHPPASLRFPQELPPADRPEDVADLME, encoded by the coding sequence ATGAAGAAATCCCCCCTTCTTTCGACCCTGTTGCTCTCGGTATGGCTTACCTCGGCGTGTGAGGAGTCCATTCCCCCCACGCCTTCCGCCGAAGCCCCCGCCCCGGAAGTGCCCACGGCCGCTCCGGCGCTCACCGCCTCCAACTGCACCGTGCTCACCACCGCTCAAGTGAGCGCCAGTGGTGACGATGGCGCGGGCAGCGTGGCCGCCAACAGCCAGGATGATGATCTCGCTACGCGCTGGAGTGGCCCCGGCAAGGGCGCCTGGCTCACGATGGACCTGGGCGGCTCCCAGGCCCTCACGGGCGTGGCGGTGACGTGGCACCAGGGCACCACGCGCCAGAACCACTTCACGCTCTCCACTTCGGACGATGGCGTCAGCTTCACCCAGGCCCATGCGGGCACCAGCGCGTTGACGTCCGCCGTGCAGACGTATGCCTTTGGCGCGCAGCGCTCCGGGCGCTACGTGCGCATCACCGTCAATGGCAACACCGTCAACGATTGGGCCTCCATCACCGAGGCCCGCGCGTGCGGCGTGCAGCCCGTGTCCTCGGTGGACTCGGGGCCCGCGCTGCCGCGCTTGCCCTACCTGCAGAGCGTGGGCCCCACGAGCGCGCTGGTGGCCTTCCGCTCCGGCGTCTCGTGCACGCCCTACGTGCGCTTCGGCCCGGGCTCGGACCTGTCCCGCACGGCCACGGCCACCGCGGCCGGCTGGCGCCACGCGGTGAAGCTGGAGAACCTCAGCCCCGGCCAGACGTACAGCTACGTCGTCGAGGCATGTGGCTCGACGGCGGGCGTGCGGCAGTTCCGCACCGCCTCCGGCGCGGGCACCTCGCGTGTGCACTTCACCACCATGGGCGACTTCGGTACGGGCGGCAGCTTGCAGGCCAAGGTGCTGGAGCGGATGGCCCAGGGCAGCAACGTCGGCGAGCTCATCCTGGCGCTGGGCGACAACGCCTACTCCTCGGGTACCGAGCAGGAGTTCCAGGACAGGATGTTCAAGCCCATGGCGGCCCTGCTGCGCCGGGTGCCCCTGTTCGCCACCCCGGGCAACCATGAGTACGTGACGGACCAGGGGCAGCCCTACCTGGACAACCTCTACATGCCCGCCAACAACCCCGCGGGCTCCGAGCGCTACTACTCGTTCGACTGGGGCCCCGTGCACTTCGTCTCGCTGGACTCCAACTGTGCCATCGGCCTGGCCTCGTCTGACCGGTGCACCCTGTCCGCCCAGAAGAACTGGGTGAAGCTGGACCTGGCCGCCACGAGCCGCCCCTGGAAGGTGGTCTTCTTCCACCACCCGCCCTGGTCCAGCGGCGAGCACGGCTCCCAGCTCGCCATGCGGCGCGAGTTCGCCCCCATTTTCGAGCAGTACGGCGTGGACCTCGTCCTCACCGGGCACGACCACAACTACGAGCGCTCCAAGGCGATGAAGGGCGACGCGGTGGCGGCCTCGGGCGTGAAGGGCGTCCCCTACGTGGTGGTGGGCAGCGGCGGGGCCACCCTGCGCACCTTCCCGGGCTCGCAGCCCTCCTGGACGGCCTACCGCAACAACACCGACGCGGGCTACCTGAGCGTCGTGGTGGAGGGCGGCACGCTGAGCGCCCAGTTCATCAACCCCACAGGCACCGTGCGCGACAGCTTCTCGCTGACGAAGACGGTGCCGGCCACCTCCGCGTTCCTGGTGTCCCCGGCCTCCTCCGTGGAGACGCCGCCGGGGCCAGTGGATGATCCGAACCACCCGCCCGCCTCGTTGCGCTTCCCGCAGGAGCTGCCGCCCGCGGACCGCCCGGAGGACGTGGCGGACCTGATGGAGTAG
- a CDS encoding ribonuclease R family protein: MDSPPRSRPVTGRIDVHPRGFGFLVVQPPPSGEVLSAFIPPPELATFLADDIVSATVSQGQDGRWTASGLALQQRPREQVYGEVVLRKGALFLRIDREVASSDWPLEAAGTAVQAGDAVVARIGEGKTVLLHRLEPGVDRSVARIIARHDLRRDFPPEVVEEARAVRTVPHALGARRDLRALPTVTVDAPSTRDIDDAITVLPAGEDGALRLLVSIADVAEFVTEGSALDRAARERGTSVYLAGHVLPMLPEELSAHWLSLVPGEERRCLTVELRIDAEGRVTAADVSESLIRSWARLNYDEVAAYLDKGLVSPAMEPVREAMPWFRAASARLAVARAGRGGMEMAREEARFTFDADTGQVSGIENTPPTTAHQLIERFMVAANEAIATWMEDRGLPAVFRVQDEPDRQRVADLAAFAHHSGFAAGFGGRLTPLALGAFDRQISGGAAEPALRSVLRRSLGSARYTVVPSGHFGLGARRYLHFTSPIRRYADLAVHRILKKYLHGHRDFLHQDPAVEQLAVRLNARAKGASRAEQDRHRVLEARLMASHVGQRYPARITRVKPFGLLIQLDGMLVEGLVPVDALGDGPFRPDARETSLVGPQRTFTIGMPLVAQVVSTDEGLGRIEFALAE; the protein is encoded by the coding sequence ATGGACTCTCCTCCCCGCTCCCGTCCCGTCACCGGCCGCATCGACGTTCACCCCCGTGGCTTCGGCTTCCTCGTCGTGCAGCCGCCTCCGTCCGGAGAAGTGCTCTCCGCGTTCATCCCCCCGCCCGAGCTGGCCACCTTCCTCGCCGATGACATCGTCTCGGCCACGGTGAGCCAGGGGCAGGACGGCCGGTGGACGGCGAGCGGGCTGGCGCTCCAGCAGCGCCCGCGCGAGCAGGTCTACGGCGAGGTGGTGCTGCGCAAGGGCGCCCTCTTCCTGCGCATCGACCGGGAGGTGGCCAGCTCTGACTGGCCCCTGGAGGCGGCCGGGACGGCGGTCCAGGCCGGGGATGCGGTGGTGGCGCGCATCGGGGAGGGCAAGACCGTGCTGCTGCACCGGCTGGAGCCGGGGGTGGACCGCTCGGTGGCGCGCATCATCGCCCGGCATGACCTGCGCCGGGACTTCCCGCCCGAGGTGGTGGAGGAGGCCCGCGCGGTGCGCACCGTGCCGCATGCCCTGGGGGCCCGGCGGGACTTGCGCGCGCTGCCCACCGTCACGGTGGATGCGCCCTCCACGCGGGACATCGACGATGCCATCACGGTGCTGCCCGCGGGCGAGGACGGGGCGCTGCGCCTGCTCGTCTCCATCGCGGACGTGGCGGAGTTCGTCACCGAGGGCTCGGCGCTGGACCGGGCGGCGCGCGAGCGCGGCACGAGCGTGTACCTGGCGGGCCACGTGCTGCCCATGCTGCCCGAGGAGCTGTCGGCGCACTGGCTGAGCCTGGTGCCCGGGGAGGAGCGGCGGTGCCTCACGGTGGAGCTGCGCATCGACGCCGAGGGGCGCGTCACCGCGGCGGACGTCTCCGAGAGCCTCATCCGCTCCTGGGCCCGGCTGAACTACGACGAGGTGGCGGCCTACCTGGACAAGGGGCTCGTGTCGCCCGCCATGGAGCCGGTGCGCGAGGCGATGCCCTGGTTCCGCGCGGCCTCCGCCCGGCTGGCGGTGGCCCGGGCGGGCCGGGGCGGCATGGAGATGGCGCGCGAGGAGGCCCGCTTCACGTTCGACGCGGACACGGGCCAGGTGTCCGGCATCGAGAACACGCCGCCCACCACGGCGCACCAGTTGATTGAGCGCTTCATGGTGGCCGCCAACGAGGCCATCGCCACCTGGATGGAGGACCGGGGCCTGCCCGCCGTGTTCCGCGTGCAGGACGAGCCGGACCGGCAGCGGGTGGCGGACCTGGCGGCCTTCGCGCACCACTCGGGCTTCGCGGCGGGGTTCGGCGGCAGGCTCACCCCGCTGGCGCTGGGCGCGTTCGACCGGCAAATCTCTGGCGGCGCGGCGGAGCCAGCCCTTCGCTCGGTGCTGCGGCGCTCCCTGGGCTCGGCGCGCTACACGGTGGTGCCCTCGGGGCACTTCGGGCTGGGGGCGCGGCGCTACCTGCACTTCACCTCCCCCATCCGCCGGTACGCGGACCTGGCCGTCCACCGCATCTTGAAGAAGTACCTGCACGGGCACCGGGACTTCCTCCACCAGGACCCGGCCGTGGAGCAGCTCGCCGTGCGGCTCAATGCCCGGGCGAAGGGCGCCTCCCGCGCGGAGCAGGACCGGCACCGGGTGCTCGAGGCACGGCTCATGGCCAGCCACGTGGGCCAGCGCTACCCGGCGCGCATCACCCGGGTGAAGCCCTTTGGCCTGCTCATCCAGCTCGATGGCATGCTCGTGGAGGGGCTGGTGCCCGTGGACGCGCTGGGCGACGGCCCGTTCCGGCCGGACGCGCGGGAGACGTCGCTCGTGGGCCCCCAGAGAACCTTCACCATCGGCATGCCCCTGGTGGCCCAGGTGGTCTCCACCGACGAAGGGCTCGGCCGCATCGAGTTCGCCCTGGCAGAGTAG